The window AGGATTTCAATTATGCCTCCTTCCTGCAAAGTAAGATGTTCAATCATGGTGTAACCTGCACCAACTGTCATAACCCCCATAGCGGGGCACTGAAATTCGATGGCAGTAAGGTTTGCTCGCAATGCCATTCCCCCCAGCAATACAATACACAGGCACATAGCTTCCATGCCCCTTCCATCCAGTCTGTCAATTGCGTGAGCTGCCATATGCCCGCCAAGACCTATATGGGTAATGACCTGCGGCACGACCATAGTTTCAGGATTCCCAGGCCCGACCTCTCGGCACAATATGGAACTCCTAATACCTGCAACAGCTGCCACCAGGATAGCTCACCCTCATGGGCAGCCGAAAAGATCGCACAGCATTATGGCCCGAAAAGGAAATACCATTTTTCAGAAGACCTTATCCCTGGTAGCAGGATGGACGCAGCCAGTGAAGCGCACCTCACTAAGTTGCTTGGTGATACAGCCTGTCCCGATATCATCCGCGCCACCGCATTGGAATACCTGGCTGCCCTTCCTTCTGCAAACATTGCCGGCATTCTAAGGGAATACCTGGATGATAGTGTGGCCATGGTCAGGTTCAGGGCACTCAAAGGACTGGCCAACCATCCACCATCAGAATGGGTAGGCACTGCAGCACCCCTGCTGAAAGACAAGGTAAGGGCCGTAAGGATTGCTGCAGCAGAATTGTTTTGCGGTGTTTCCACCAATGATATTCCTTCCGGTTATTACGAAGCCTACAATGCTGCAAAGAATGAGTGGCAGCAAATGGTCCTCTACCAGACAGACTTCGCACAGGGAAATGCCCAGGCCGGTGATTTCTATCGTCGCTTTAACGACCTGCTGATGGCTGAAAAATTCTATCGCCGCGCTATCCAGAAGGATAATCAACTCAGCTATGCCAGGGTGAACCTCGCCTCCCTGCTCAATCAGAATGGGAAAAATGAAGAAGCGCTCCAACAATTACTGGCCGCACAACAAACTGAGCCGCGCAGTGATCATATTGCCTACTCCCTGGCCTTGCTGTACTCAGAAATGAACCAGCCGGACCTGGCTGAAAAATGCTTCAGGAAGGCAGTGGACCTGAAGTCAAGAAATAGCCGCCTCTATTACAACTATGCCCTCTTCCAGCAACAAAGGAAAAAACTGCATGAGGCGGAAGAGTTGTTCAAACTAGGACTGTCCTTCGACCCGGCCAACACCGACATATTATATGCGCTCAGCGTTTTCTACCTGCAACAAGGTAACAGGGCAGGTGCAACCGAAAAAGCAAGGCAACTGAAAAGACTCGACCCGGCCAATCCCAACTACCAGGCCCTCTTCCAGCAGCTATCCTTATAAAAAATGGTTGGGGATTGTTTCTGGTAAATTCGTGTGTACCGGAAACGCTGCCGAGGTGAACAAGTATGGGGTCCTTTGCAGCAAACCCTGATGGAGTACATGAGTTCCGAATGATAATATTTTATACCCCAGCGGGGTCTCCCGTAGAGGTTACGGTGTACCCACATCTATTTTAACCCCATCGGGGTCTCTCGTAGAGGACCCCGATGAACCTCCATCCGACTATTCATCAGGGTCCCTTTCAGGAGACCCTGCTGAGGTTTAAATGATAATATTTTATACCCCAGCGAGGTCTCTTGTAGAGGTTACGGTGTACCCACATCTATTTTATACCCCAGCGGGGTCTCTCGTAGAGGACCCCGATGAACCTCCATCCAACTATTCATCAGGGTCCCTTTCAGGAGACCCTGCTGAGGTTTATGAGCTTTTCATCAGAGCTATTTGCAGGAGACCCTGCTGATGTAGAATTTCCCCCTCGTCCACCGTAGCTTCACCACAGATTGGTCAATCACATCTCCACACCGCGTCTGCCGAAGCTTCAGCGAAGGCAGATCTTCACATCTCCTCCTCTTCTTCCTCCTCCTCCTCATCCCCCGCTTCCACCAAAACGGAACTGGGTTTATTGCTGGCACGATAGTAAAGGGTATGGCTCTTTTGCTCATCAAAGATCCTGCGGCTCACTTCTTTGATGCCTTCAACTGTTACGGCCTGGTACTTGCTGAATTCTGTATTCATCAGGTTGGCATCCCCTAATAATTCATAATAAGCGAGACTGGCCGCACGGTTCATGAGGCTCATGTCCTCGAAGGCCATGGTGCTCTCCGTTTTGTTGATCACTTTTTGCAGTTCCTGCTCAGCAATACCGTTCTCTTTCAATGCCGCCAACTGGGCTTCTACTGCGGCTTCCGCCTGCTCCGGACTTACGCCTTTTACCAGCTTACCATCTATCACCACCAATCCGGGATCAGAAGAACCGAAATGATAACAATCAATATTTGTGAATAGCTGCTGTTCCTTAACCAGCGCCTGGTATAGCCTGGAAGATGCGCCACTACCCAGGATATCCGTAATAAGGTCAACGGTGTAATAATCAGGGTCAAGTCTCGATGGCATATGCCAGGTCTTGATGAAGGCATCTACCGGAACATCGGCGGTAATGTCCATCCGCTTTGCCTCCTGTTGCTCGGGCTCGGCCGTCAGTTTTCGCTCATACCTGTTTCCGGATGGGATATCGCCGAACCATTTCATGGCCAGTTCCCTTACCTTTTCAGTCTGCACATTGCCCGCAACCACCAGGATGGCATTCACTGGTGTATAATGCTTACTGAAGAAAGCCTTTACATCCTGCAAAGTGGCTTCTTCAATATGCGACAATTCCTTCCCGATGGTCATCCAGCGGTAAGGATGTTGTTCATAGGCCATTTCCCTCATCTTGAACCAGATATCCCCATAAGGCTTGTTCAGGTAGTGTTCCTTGAACTCCTCGCAAACAACCTTACGTTGTACCTCCAGGCTCTTCTCGCTGAAAGCAAGGCTCAGCATTCTGTCACTCTCCAGCCAGAAGGCTGTTTCAAGGTTATCAGCAGGTAACTGACAGTAATAATTGGTCAGGTCATTGGTGGTATAAGCATTATTCTCCCCACCAGCGCGCTGCAAGGGTTCATCATATTCCGGGATATTGATGCTACCGCCAAACATCAGGTGCTCGAAAAGGTGGGCAAAGCCGGTACGGCCGGGATCCTCATCCCTCGCCCCTACATCATACAACACATTCACTACCGCCATCGGGGTGGATGGGTCTTCATGGACCAATACCTTCAGGCCATTGGGAAGCACAAATCGATTGAACTGGATCATAATTTCTAAACGGCACCAATTGGTGGCCACTGCAAAGTAACAGACAAGCGGGCAAATAATAACCTAGCTATTTCTTAAGGATGGAGCCCACACGCATGTACACCTCATAGAGTTTACCCTCCCGTTGGATCAGGAACTTAAGGCGCTCGCCCGGGGTCTGGAGCATATTCCGGTAGGTCTGGATACCTTTTCCCACCACATTATTGATGGCCAGGATCACATCCCCTTCCTTAAAGCCGGACTCAGCAGCCGGAGATCCTTGCATGATATCGGTGATCACCACACTGCCATTGATCTGGTAAAAACCAAGGCCGGTATAGGAATAATCAAAATCTTCCCTGAAATGCTTATTGGGCATGAGGTAGATATCCCTTCTTTCATAATTGAAGATCACATTGAACCTTCGCAGGATATCATTTCCTACCAGCCCGCCCAGATAGGGGTAGGAGGTTACATTGAACTCGTCATCGAAGATATAGGTAGGCACTTTCCTGAACTTATACGGTCCTATCCGGAATTCCTTGGTGGTGGTAAGTTTCATATAGGTCTTCCCGCCTAACCCTTCTGCCTGTGTGGTATACATCTTCTTCCTGGAACTGAATACGGTACTGTCTTCCACGAAATCACTGTTGAACAGTAAACAGAGACCGGCACCAGTGTCAAAAAAGAACCTGTTGGTAATGGTCCGGCTTTCAGTCATCCTGTTCGTGGTTACGGGGATGGTCGCAAGGTTGGGCCTGATCAGGTAGCCCCCCTTTGGATATTTGATAGCACCCCTGGTGCTGACTGTCATGATCAGGCTATCATAGTCGAGCTTGACAATATACCTGGAAAGGAAACTGTAGCCGATGATACCATCGATATGTTCCCCATAAACACTGGAAAGGATATCATAGTCATTGATATGGAAATTCAGGCTATCCACCCGCAGGCCGGTAAAATTGAGGCTATGGTTATTGGCGAACCTCACCTGCTTCAGGCCGGCTATGCCGCGGATGGTCCGATCGGACGCTTCTGTTTTGATGCCGAGGCTCTCCACTGTGGTGGAGTCAAGGGAAATGCCCCCGCTACCGGTGTCAAGAATGAAATTGAGTGTGTCGGGCAATTGATCGAGTGTTGCCCTCAGCAATACTACACCTCCGCTATACAACTTGAATGGTATCCTGGCCAATTGCCTGGATGATGGCTGGGAGAAATACTCCTGACTCCGGACATTCTGGAAATAACCGGCTAAAAGGACAAGGAGTAAGAGGCGGGTGTAGAGCTTTTTTCTCAAGGTCGGTTCTTTTGCAAACAACAGTTAAGCATATTCAATTTAATCCATATCAGCACAGGATTCAAGCCGTTTGTCATATAAGTTACAACAAATCCTCATATAGGTTCAGCACCAATACCCAACTGTCGAAATAAACCCACGAGATGCAACTTTCAAATCCTAATTTTGTTTCCCAATTAGAAAATCTTTCTCCATGCAATTATCAGAGCTCTACCGCAAGGCCATGAATTTTGAATTCCTGAGTGTAGAGGAAGGGGTATTCCTATACCATAATGCCCCATTGGCCGAGCTAATGCAAATTGCCAATGAACTGCGGAAGATCCAGGTTCCCCATGGTAAGGTAACATGGATCATTGACCGTAACATGAACACCACCAATGTTTGTATTGCCAACTGCAAGTTTTGCAACTTCTATCGCATTCCTGGTCATGAAGAAGCCTACGTCACTGACATAGAAACCTATAAACGCAAGATCGAAGAGACCTTCCGTTATGGAGGCGAGCAGCTGTTATTGCAGGGCGGCCACCATCCCGGCTTGGGACTGGCCTATTATGTTGACCTTTTCAAGCAGTTGAAGCAGCTCTTCCCTAAACTGAAACTCCATGCCCTTGGTCCCCCCGAAGTGGCCCATATCACCAAGCTTGAAAAAAGCACCCATCACGAAGTGTTGAAAGCGTTGAAGGAAGCTGGCATGGATTCCCTGCCCGGACCTGGTGCAGAGATCCTGGTTGACCGGGTAAGGAGGCTGATCAGTAAGGGGAAATGTGGTGCACAGGAATGGCTCGATATCATGCATGAGGCCCATAAGCTTGACCTGACCACCTCAGCCACCATGATGTTTGGCCACGTGGAAACCATCGAGGAACGTTTCGAACACCTGGTCAAGCTTCGCGAAGTACAGGCAAAGAAACCCGAACATGCAAAAGGTTTTATCGCCTTCATCCCCTGGACCTTCCAGGACGTTGATACCCTATTGGCCCGCATCAGGGGAGTGCACAACATTACTACCCCGGAAGAATATGTCCGGATGATCGCTTTGAGCCGCATCATGCTGCCGAATGTGAAGAATATCCAGGCGAGCTGGTTGACTGTTGGTAAGGAAACGGCACAACTCTGCCTGCATGCGGGAGCCAATGATTTTGGCAGCATCATGATCGAAGAGAACGTGGTAAGCGCCGCCGGTGCACCCCACCGATTCACCTACAAAGGCATCCAGGATGCCATCAGGGAAGCCGGGTTTGAACCACAACTACGCAACCAGCAATATGAATTCAGGGAGATCCCGGCCAATATTGAAGAGCAGGTGATCAACTATTGATAAGATACAAGGGAAATATGGAATAGGACGAATGCCCCTATTCGATATTCCCCGGTTTCTTCCCGCCTATTTATACTTCAGGTTTAAGGAAATGATATCGGAGTTCAGGTTAGTACTCCTGCTGTAATGCCCATACCTTATTTCCAGCATATTGAAATGCTTCCAGCCAAACAATCCATTCATGGGTGTGATCCTGAATCCAGCCCCAAAGAAATGACTGGTGAACTTCGAAAGGTCATAATTACTTGTATAATACTCCTTCGAACCATCATGACCAAGGTAAGGGGCAAAATATTCTACGGCCGATTGGCTATAGTACCTGTAGAAGGGACTGATGGAAAAGAAGGGTGTTAGCTTAACCGGGGTTTCCAGGTTAATGGTATGCGAAGTGATCCCCCAATTGTCCTTGTAGAAACGGTAATACGACCTGAGGATGATCTTGTCGCCCAGGAAATAATTGGCCCGGAAACCAAGCGGCAACTTAAACCTGGTGTCAGGAAGATTTTCTACATGCACCGTTCCGTCATTGAAATAAACCCGATGAAAGGGCAAGCCAAGATAACCTGTTTGGTAGACAAGGTCCAGCAGGAACATCACCTGCAATCGCTGGTTGACGATCTGGCTCCAGGATAAGGACCCGCTCATGCTGTTTCGGCTACTTCGCCCATAGCCATGGTTGCCATCCTCGCCACCGCCAGGTGTATCCCTTAGCTCAACCGGGTAAATTAATTTCAGCTTGTCAAGATAGACCTGGGCCCTTGCCCCGAACTCCCCGCTCTTATCCTTCGTCTGCTTCTCAAAATGTGCATTCAGGCCAAAGGATTGATAGTCGAATTCTGTTGACGAGGATACCCCGAAACCAAATGTCGTGCGCTTCTTCTCATTCTCCCTGGACCAACCTAATGATGGATAAACCCTTGTATCGGCAGAGGAAGCAGAACTCAATGTTTTGGGGTCGATCTTATCAGAAGAAGCCGAAGTATAATGGTCAATACCAATTTCACCTGTCCAGTTTTGCTTTCTTCCCTTTTTGTCCCAATTGATGAGTTTCACCTCAATGGCATTGGAAAAATCGCTGAGTTTCTCCGAACCTGTTCCACCAGTGGTAGCAGCATTATTGCCATCCTGGTGGTAGTAACTGGAAACAAGGTTCACCTCATCCAATTGGAGCTTTCTCTTCTTGTAAAGGGAATCGGTTCCTGGTGATTTTACCTGTGAAAATGCAGCGAGTATACCGAGGTATAACCCGATAACGGTTAAACTTAATTTTCGCATTGATCCCTGATTGATTCATTAATTACATCCACATCCTCCGCCTGACTTACCGGCATTTGCACCAGAAGCTCCTTCGCGGTAACCCTGGAAACTGAGTTCTGTCTTTTCCACCTTCCTGTTTCCAAGGACCATTTCCCCGTCATTCAATCTTGTTTTCTGGAATTCCTTCACTGCCGTGCAGGAAAAGGATTGGGTAATCATGAACAGTACTAGGGCCACCCCAACCGACCTTGATTTGATTAGCTGCATTTGCTAAGGATTATATTATCGCTTGTATAGATATTATCCTGCTCATCTATGATGATACAGGCAACCTTGGCCAACTGATTGACCAGGTCTAAACCAACCTGCACGCCCATTACCATTACCGGTGTTGCGAGGGCATCTGCCAATTCTGCAATTGGGCTGATGATGGTAACACTCTTTATTCCATGTACGGGCATTCCTGTGCGCGGATCGATGGTATGTGAATATTTTTTGCCATCGATGGTCACAAACTTTTCATAGTTGCCCGAAGTTGCCACCGACATATCCGAAATGTTTAAGGCTGAAAAGGGCTGGCTCGAAGCATCGGGATCAGCTATCCCAATGGTCCAGGGACTACCATCCGGTAAATTACCCCAGGCAGTCAGGTCGCCGGCAGCATTCACTACTCCACTTTTCACCCCGCTATTCAAAAGGATCTGCTTGGCCCGATCGGCAGCGTAACCTTTACCGATTCCCCCAAATCCAATCCTCATACCCTTTTCTTTCAGGAATACTGTTCCTTCCGCCTCATCAAGAATGATATGCTGGTAGTTGATCAGCCTGACCGCTTCACGGGCGGATTCGGGATCGGGCAATGACTTCATGCCGAGGTCAAAATTCCATAGGCTCTTATCAATTGATCCATAACTTAAGTCAAAAGCGCCCTGGGTGATTGTTGAAATCCTTTGCGCCCTTTGGATCAGCTGGAACACTTCCGGGTAAACCTTCACCGGTCTTATGCCCGCATTCCGATTGATCAGGTTGGTCTGGCTTTCTTCGTTAAAGGTTGTCAGCAATTTTTCTATCCGCCGGATCTCATTTACCGCTGCATCAATGAGGAAGGCTGCATCCCTCGGGTCCTTCAGGATAACGGTGATCTCAAACCGATTGCCCATTAATTTCAAGACCCTGCGATGTACTTGTGGCGAGATCGTTGCAAAATGATCAGTGGCTATCATAGGCCTTGATTTGATTGATGAATGTTTCTGGTGACAGGTCAGGATTTCCTTCCCAAACCTTCAGGATCTTTTCATTGGCATCCATTAGTATCGTTAGG is drawn from Flavihumibacter rivuli and contains these coding sequences:
- a CDS encoding multiheme c-type cytochrome — its product is MRTGISILLISLIGIGVLVVQQCSPGGQPKELTAAVNEYVGSPTCQTCHQQEHQQWLGSHHFKAMQPANDSTVLGDFNNASLEADGVRSRFFRKDGKYFIHTEGEDGKYQDFEIRYTFGYAPLQQYLVEFPSGRMQVTRASWDTKKEKWFHQYAGQRFPAGDWLHWTGNGQNWNTMCSGCHSTNLKKGYDPEKDSYQTTFNEENVSCESCHGPGKLHIDYVSGEDFKKGKRTNGSLLALTAGSRQTLQVNNCGNCHGRRSEITGNPIAGKEYLDDFIPELPTTEYFHADGQMDDEDFNYASFLQSKMFNHGVTCTNCHNPHSGALKFDGSKVCSQCHSPQQYNTQAHSFHAPSIQSVNCVSCHMPAKTYMGNDLRHDHSFRIPRPDLSAQYGTPNTCNSCHQDSSPSWAAEKIAQHYGPKRKYHFSEDLIPGSRMDAASEAHLTKLLGDTACPDIIRATALEYLAALPSANIAGILREYLDDSVAMVRFRALKGLANHPPSEWVGTAAPLLKDKVRAVRIAAAELFCGVSTNDIPSGYYEAYNAAKNEWQQMVLYQTDFAQGNAQAGDFYRRFNDLLMAEKFYRRAIQKDNQLSYARVNLASLLNQNGKNEEALQQLLAAQQTEPRSDHIAYSLALLYSEMNQPDLAEKCFRKAVDLKSRNSRLYYNYALFQQQRKKLHEAEELFKLGLSFDPANTDILYALSVFYLQQGNRAGATEKARQLKRLDPANPNYQALFQQLSL
- a CDS encoding FAD:protein FMN transferase; this translates as MIATDHFATISPQVHRRVLKLMGNRFEITVILKDPRDAAFLIDAAVNEIRRIEKLLTTFNEESQTNLINRNAGIRPVKVYPEVFQLIQRAQRISTITQGAFDLSYGSIDKSLWNFDLGMKSLPDPESAREAVRLINYQHIILDEAEGTVFLKEKGMRIGFGGIGKGYAADRAKQILLNSGVKSGVVNAAGDLTAWGNLPDGSPWTIGIADPDASSQPFSALNISDMSVATSGNYEKFVTIDGKKYSHTIDPRTGMPVHGIKSVTIISPIAELADALATPVMVMGVQVGLDLVNQLAKVACIIIDEQDNIYTSDNIILSKCS
- the mqnC gene encoding cyclic dehypoxanthinyl futalosine synthase, coding for MQLSELYRKAMNFEFLSVEEGVFLYHNAPLAELMQIANELRKIQVPHGKVTWIIDRNMNTTNVCIANCKFCNFYRIPGHEEAYVTDIETYKRKIEETFRYGGEQLLLQGGHHPGLGLAYYVDLFKQLKQLFPKLKLHALGPPEVAHITKLEKSTHHEVLKALKEAGMDSLPGPGAEILVDRVRRLISKGKCGAQEWLDIMHEAHKLDLTTSATMMFGHVETIEERFEHLVKLREVQAKKPEHAKGFIAFIPWTFQDVDTLLARIRGVHNITTPEEYVRMIALSRIMLPNVKNIQASWLTVGKETAQLCLHAGANDFGSIMIEENVVSAAGAPHRFTYKGIQDAIREAGFEPQLRNQQYEFREIPANIEEQVINY
- a CDS encoding DUF3570 domain-containing protein, with protein sequence MRKLSLTVIGLYLGILAAFSQVKSPGTDSLYKKRKLQLDEVNLVSSYYHQDGNNAATTGGTGSEKLSDFSNAIEVKLINWDKKGRKQNWTGEIGIDHYTSASSDKIDPKTLSSASSADTRVYPSLGWSRENEKKRTTFGFGVSSSTEFDYQSFGLNAHFEKQTKDKSGEFGARAQVYLDKLKLIYPVELRDTPGGGEDGNHGYGRSSRNSMSGSLSWSQIVNQRLQVMFLLDLVYQTGYLGLPFHRVYFNDGTVHVENLPDTRFKLPLGFRANYFLGDKIILRSYYRFYKDNWGITSHTINLETPVKLTPFFSISPFYRYYSQSAVEYFAPYLGHDGSKEYYTSNYDLSKFTSHFFGAGFRITPMNGLFGWKHFNMLEIRYGHYSRSTNLNSDIISLNLKYK
- a CDS encoding aspartyl protease family protein; translation: MRKKLYTRLLLLVLLAGYFQNVRSQEYFSQPSSRQLARIPFKLYSGGVVLLRATLDQLPDTLNFILDTGSGGISLDSTTVESLGIKTEASDRTIRGIAGLKQVRFANNHSLNFTGLRVDSLNFHINDYDILSSVYGEHIDGIIGYSFLSRYIVKLDYDSLIMTVSTRGAIKYPKGGYLIRPNLATIPVTTNRMTESRTITNRFFFDTGAGLCLLFNSDFVEDSTVFSSRKKMYTTQAEGLGGKTYMKLTTTKEFRIGPYKFRKVPTYIFDDEFNVTSYPYLGGLVGNDILRRFNVIFNYERRDIYLMPNKHFREDFDYSYTGLGFYQINGSVVITDIMQGSPAAESGFKEGDVILAINNVVGKGIQTYRNMLQTPGERLKFLIQREGKLYEVYMRVGSILKK
- a CDS encoding M16 family metallopeptidase; the encoded protein is MIQFNRFVLPNGLKVLVHEDPSTPMAVVNVLYDVGARDEDPGRTGFAHLFEHLMFGGSINIPEYDEPLQRAGGENNAYTTNDLTNYYCQLPADNLETAFWLESDRMLSLAFSEKSLEVQRKVVCEEFKEHYLNKPYGDIWFKMREMAYEQHPYRWMTIGKELSHIEEATLQDVKAFFSKHYTPVNAILVVAGNVQTEKVRELAMKWFGDIPSGNRYERKLTAEPEQQEAKRMDITADVPVDAFIKTWHMPSRLDPDYYTVDLITDILGSGASSRLYQALVKEQQLFTNIDCYHFGSSDPGLVVIDGKLVKGVSPEQAEAAVEAQLAALKENGIAEQELQKVINKTESTMAFEDMSLMNRAASLAYYELLGDANLMNTEFSKYQAVTVEGIKEVSRRIFDEQKSHTLYYRASNKPSSVLVEAGDEEEEEEEEEM
- a CDS encoding DUF4266 domain-containing protein produces the protein MQLIKSRSVGVALVLFMITQSFSCTAVKEFQKTRLNDGEMVLGNRKVEKTELSFQGYREGASGANAGKSGGGCGCN